One window of Microcoleus vaginatus PCC 9802 genomic DNA carries:
- a CDS encoding mechanosensitive ion channel family protein: MKAEISIVWKKIQSMSDSFMLMLPNIVLALIVFAIFYCVGRQIKRVVRRVTRNHHQARNLGLVLGRLAQSAIVLVGLFIALSIVIPTLKAGDLVQLLGISGVAIGFAFREILQNFLAGILILLTEPFRIDDQIVFKNFEGTVENIETRATTIQTYDGRRIVIPNAELFTNTVTVNTAFDQRRMEYDISIGYGDDIDHAKQLILEALYSLKEVLKVPAPDVLAMDLAESTVNIRVRWWIAPPRRIDDLRSRDKVICAIKKKLYVENGIDLPYPTRNILFHDRTEEIDGDRSQQCEGWPAGKRKVPKPRRISGSVRKLTQGRSQQDGNGKS; encoded by the coding sequence ATGAAGGCAGAGATATCCATAGTCTGGAAAAAGATTCAGAGCATGAGCGACAGCTTTATGCTCATGCTGCCTAATATTGTGCTGGCGTTAATTGTCTTTGCAATTTTTTACTGTGTGGGTAGGCAAATTAAGAGAGTGGTCAGGCGAGTTACCCGCAACCACCACCAAGCTCGAAATTTGGGGCTGGTGTTAGGACGGTTAGCCCAGAGTGCGATCGTTCTAGTGGGTCTGTTTATTGCTCTTTCGATTGTAATTCCCACATTGAAAGCTGGGGATTTGGTGCAACTGCTGGGAATTAGCGGGGTGGCGATTGGTTTTGCATTTCGCGAGATCTTGCAAAACTTCTTAGCCGGTATCCTAATTCTGTTGACGGAACCGTTCCGAATCGATGACCAAATTGTGTTTAAAAACTTTGAGGGAACGGTAGAAAATATTGAGACCCGCGCTACAACAATCCAAACTTATGATGGTCGCCGGATTGTCATTCCTAATGCGGAATTGTTTACGAATACGGTGACAGTGAATACCGCTTTCGATCAACGCCGCATGGAATACGATATTAGTATTGGTTACGGCGACGATATTGACCACGCCAAGCAGTTAATCCTGGAAGCACTGTACAGCCTGAAGGAGGTTTTGAAAGTTCCTGCACCCGATGTACTGGCGATGGATCTAGCAGAAAGTACGGTCAATATCCGCGTTCGGTGGTGGATTGCTCCGCCGCGCCGAATTGACGATCTGCGATCGCGCGACAAGGTAATTTGTGCTATTAAAAAAAAGCTATATGTGGAAAACGGCATCGATTTGCCTTATCCCACGCGGAACATCTTGTTCCACGATCGAACCGAAGAGATAGATGGCGATCGCTCCCAGCAGTGTGAAGGATGGCCCGCAGGCAAACGTAAAGTTCCGAAACCTCGTCGTATTAGTGGCTCTGTGCGAAAACTGACCCAAGGGCGATCGCAACAAGACGGCAACGGAAAATCTTAA